In a single window of the Magnolia sinica isolate HGM2019 chromosome 7, MsV1, whole genome shotgun sequence genome:
- the LOC131251374 gene encoding serine/threonine-protein kinase TOR-like isoform X1: protein MNVLVVCAINQGGISNGEMKTMRIAFKPTSTIARKQHTVTRDRHKTELIARGRYDPCVVPRAVPMVEAMVALVILDQLMVQYAQCQLLPINPCLQEPMEAPKLEIVEKLLIAAVADADVSVRQSVFLSLHGNGGFDEFLAQADSLSAIFVALNDEDFDVREFAISVAGRLSEKNPAYVLPALRRHLIQLLMHLEQNADNKCREESDKLLGCLIRNLMLH, encoded by the exons ATGAATGTTCTTGTTGTTTGTGCCATTAATCAA GGTGGAATATCAAATGGTGAAATGAAAACCATGAGGATAGCTTTCAAGCCTACTTCTACAATTGCA AGGAAACAACATACAGTGACCAGAGACCGACATAAGACCGAACTCATTGCACGAGGACGCTATGATCCTTGTGTGGTCCCTCGAG CTGTGCCGATGGTGGAAGCCATGGTTGCTTTGGTTATTTTGGATCAACTGATGGTGCAGTATGCACAATGCCAGCTGCTACCCATCAACCCATGCCTCCAAGAACCTATGGAGGCACCAAAGCTTGAG ATTGTGGAGAAACTTCTAATTGCAGCTGTTGCAGATGCTGATGTTAGTGTTCGTCAGTCAGTCTTTCTATCTCTGCATGGAAATGGAGGTTTCGATGAATTTTTGGCACAGGCTGATAGTTTGAGTGCTATCTTTGTTGCTCTTAATGATGAG GATTTTGATGTTCGAGAGTTTGCTATATCAGTTGCTGGCAGATTGTCTGAAAAGAATCCAGCATATGTTCTGCCTGCACTTCGTCGCCATCTCATACAATTGTTGATGCATCTTGAGCAAAA TGCAGATAACAAATGCAGAGAAGAAAGTGATAAACTCTTGGGCTGCCTAATTCGCAACCTAATGTTGCATTAG
- the LOC131251374 gene encoding serine/threonine-protein kinase TOR-like isoform X3 codes for MDFSRIRRIRVSQGLDPVPEACFMERIMERNAAEADRMIVLYKQRNDLGRDFLPSASVAWMERSSEWQQIVEKLLIAAVADADVSVRQSVFLSLHGNGGFDEFLAQADSLSAIFVALNDEDFDVREFAISVAGRLSEKNPAYVLPALRRHLIQLLMHLEQNADNKCREESDKLLGCLIRNLMLH; via the exons ATGGATTTTTCGAGGATTCGGAGAATTAGGGTTTCTCAGGGGTTAGATCCGGTCCCTGAGGCTTGTTTCATGGAGAGGATTATGGAAAGGAATGCTGCTGAAGCAGATAGGATGATAGTTCTTTACAAGCAGAGGAATGACTTGGGGAGGGATTTCTTGCCATCAGCTTCTGTTGCTTGGATGGAACGGTCGAGTGAATGGCAGCAG ATTGTGGAGAAACTTCTAATTGCAGCTGTTGCAGATGCTGATGTTAGTGTTCGTCAGTCAGTCTTTCTATCTCTGCATGGAAATGGAGGTTTCGATGAATTTTTGGCACAGGCTGATAGTTTGAGTGCTATCTTTGTTGCTCTTAATGATGAG GATTTTGATGTTCGAGAGTTTGCTATATCAGTTGCTGGCAGATTGTCTGAAAAGAATCCAGCATATGTTCTGCCTGCACTTCGTCGCCATCTCATACAATTGTTGATGCATCTTGAGCAAAA TGCAGATAACAAATGCAGAGAAGAAAGTGATAAACTCTTGGGCTGCCTAATTCGCAACCTAATGTTGCATTAG
- the LOC131251374 gene encoding serine/threonine-protein kinase TOR-like isoform X5, translating into MAAAVPMVEAMVALVILDQLMVQYAQCQLLPINPCLQEPMEAPKLEIVEKLLIAAVADADVSVRQSVFLSLHGNGGFDEFLAQADSLSAIFVALNDEDFDVREFAISVAGRLSEKNPAYVLPALRRHLIQLLMHLEQNADNKCREESDKLLGCLIRNLMLH; encoded by the exons ATGGCAGCAG CTGTGCCGATGGTGGAAGCCATGGTTGCTTTGGTTATTTTGGATCAACTGATGGTGCAGTATGCACAATGCCAGCTGCTACCCATCAACCCATGCCTCCAAGAACCTATGGAGGCACCAAAGCTTGAG ATTGTGGAGAAACTTCTAATTGCAGCTGTTGCAGATGCTGATGTTAGTGTTCGTCAGTCAGTCTTTCTATCTCTGCATGGAAATGGAGGTTTCGATGAATTTTTGGCACAGGCTGATAGTTTGAGTGCTATCTTTGTTGCTCTTAATGATGAG GATTTTGATGTTCGAGAGTTTGCTATATCAGTTGCTGGCAGATTGTCTGAAAAGAATCCAGCATATGTTCTGCCTGCACTTCGTCGCCATCTCATACAATTGTTGATGCATCTTGAGCAAAA TGCAGATAACAAATGCAGAGAAGAAAGTGATAAACTCTTGGGCTGCCTAATTCGCAACCTAATGTTGCATTAG
- the LOC131251374 gene encoding serine/threonine-protein kinase tor1-like isoform X2 has product MNVLVVCAINQGGISNGEMKTMRIAFKPTSTIARKQHTVTRDRHKTELIARGRYDPCVVPRAVPMVEAMVALVILDQLMVQYAQCQLLPINPCLQEPMEAPKLEIVEKLLIAAVADADVSVRQSVFLSLHGNGGFDEFLAQADSLSAIFVALNDEDFDVREFAISVAGRLSEKNPAYVLPALRRHLIQLLMHLEQK; this is encoded by the exons ATGAATGTTCTTGTTGTTTGTGCCATTAATCAA GGTGGAATATCAAATGGTGAAATGAAAACCATGAGGATAGCTTTCAAGCCTACTTCTACAATTGCA AGGAAACAACATACAGTGACCAGAGACCGACATAAGACCGAACTCATTGCACGAGGACGCTATGATCCTTGTGTGGTCCCTCGAG CTGTGCCGATGGTGGAAGCCATGGTTGCTTTGGTTATTTTGGATCAACTGATGGTGCAGTATGCACAATGCCAGCTGCTACCCATCAACCCATGCCTCCAAGAACCTATGGAGGCACCAAAGCTTGAG ATTGTGGAGAAACTTCTAATTGCAGCTGTTGCAGATGCTGATGTTAGTGTTCGTCAGTCAGTCTTTCTATCTCTGCATGGAAATGGAGGTTTCGATGAATTTTTGGCACAGGCTGATAGTTTGAGTGCTATCTTTGTTGCTCTTAATGATGAG GATTTTGATGTTCGAGAGTTTGCTATATCAGTTGCTGGCAGATTGTCTGAAAAGAATCCAGCATATGTTCTGCCTGCACTTCGTCGCCATCTCATACAATTGTTGATGCATCTTGAGCAAAA ATAA
- the LOC131251374 gene encoding chorismate synthase 1, chloroplastic-like isoform X4: MNVLVVCAINQGGISNGEMKTMRIAFKPTSTIARKQHTVTRDRHKTELIARGRYDPCVVPRAVPMVEAMVALVILDQLMVQYAQCQLLPINPCLQEPMEAPKLEIVEKLLIAAVADADVSVRQSVFLSLHGNGGFDEFLAQADSLSAIFVALNDELLADCLKRIQHMFCLHFVAISYNC, translated from the exons ATGAATGTTCTTGTTGTTTGTGCCATTAATCAA GGTGGAATATCAAATGGTGAAATGAAAACCATGAGGATAGCTTTCAAGCCTACTTCTACAATTGCA AGGAAACAACATACAGTGACCAGAGACCGACATAAGACCGAACTCATTGCACGAGGACGCTATGATCCTTGTGTGGTCCCTCGAG CTGTGCCGATGGTGGAAGCCATGGTTGCTTTGGTTATTTTGGATCAACTGATGGTGCAGTATGCACAATGCCAGCTGCTACCCATCAACCCATGCCTCCAAGAACCTATGGAGGCACCAAAGCTTGAG ATTGTGGAGAAACTTCTAATTGCAGCTGTTGCAGATGCTGATGTTAGTGTTCGTCAGTCAGTCTTTCTATCTCTGCATGGAAATGGAGGTTTCGATGAATTTTTGGCACAGGCTGATAGTTTGAGTGCTATCTTTGTTGCTCTTAATGATGAG TTGCTGGCAGATTGTCTGAAAAGAATCCAGCATATGTTCTGCCTGCACTTCGTCGCCATCTCATACAATTGTTGA